The Mauremys reevesii isolate NIE-2019 linkage group 1, ASM1616193v1, whole genome shotgun sequence genome has a segment encoding these proteins:
- the THAP12 gene encoding 52 kDa repressor of the inhibitor of the protein kinase, which translates to MPNFCAAPNCTRKSTQSDLAFFRFPRDPVRCQRWVENCRRADLEDKTPDQLNKHYRLCAKHFETSMICRSSPYRTVLRDNAVPTIFDLTSHLNNPHSRHRKRIKELSEDEIRTLKQQKIDEAFEQEQTNQELNESSAQNTVSEEGGEEQEEEIVPLTLEERENKDYLKSLFEILILMGKQNIPLDGHNANELPEGIFTPDNFQALLECRINAGDEILRKRFEMAAVNLEYCSKTQQKQMLEICESCVREETLREVRDSHFFSIVTDEVVDIAGEEHLPVLVRFVDESHNLREEFVGFLPYEADAEILAVKFHTTIIEKWGLNMEYCRGQAYIVSSGFASKMKVVATRLLEKYPQAVYTLCSSCALNVWLAKSVPVVGVSIALGTIEEVCSFFNQSPQLLVELDNVISVLFQNSEEKSNELKEICHSQWTGRHDTFEILVDLMQALVLCLDGISSDVSVRWSNFVVGRAFVLSSALTDFDFIVTVVVLKNILSFTRAFGKNLQGQTSDVFFAASSLTAVLHSLNEVMENIEVYHEFWFEEATNLATKLDVQIKLPGKFRRAQQGNLDSDVTSENYYKEALSVPTVEHIIQELKDIFSEQHLRALKCLSLVPSVMGQLKFNTSEEHHADMYKNDLPNPDTLCAELHCWRIKWKHRGKDIELPATIYEALHLPDIKFFPNVYALLKVLCILPVMKVENEKYEVGRKRLKAYLKNTLTEQRSSNLALLNINFDIKHDLDLMVDTYIKLYPDKVEFQEDFLPSNNSEVTEDA; encoded by the exons ATGTCAGAGGTGGGTGGAGAACTGTCGAAGGGCAGATTTAGAAGATAAAACTCCAGATCAGCTGAACAAGCACTACAGATTGTGTGCCAAACACTTTGAGACCTCTATGATATGTAGAAGC AGTCCTTACAGAACAGTTTTACGAGATAATGCTGTGCCAACTATATTTGACCTTACAAGTCACTTGAACAATCCACACAGCAGGCACAGAAAGAGAATAAAAGAGTTG agtgaagATGAAATAAGAACACTGAAGCAGCAAAAGA TTGATGAAGCCTTTGAACAGGAACAGACAAATCAAGAGTTGAATGAGAGCAGTGCTCAGAACACTGTTTCAGAAGAAGGAGGAGAAGAGCAAGAAGAGGAAATTGTTCCTTTAACGCTGGAAGAGAGGGAAAACAAAGATTACCTGAAGTCTTTATTTGAAATTTTGATCCTCATGGGCAAACAAAATATTCCTTTGGATGGCCATAATGCTAATGAACTTCCAGAAGGTATCTTCACCCCAGATAATTTTCAAGCTTTGTTGGAATGCAGAATAAATGCTGGAGATGAGATTCTGAGAAAGCGATTTGAGATGGCTGCAGTAAATCTGGAGTATTGTTCTAAAACGCAACAGAAACAGATGCTTGAGATCTGTGAGAGCTGTGTAAGAGAAGAGACGCTCAGGGAAGTAAGAGACTCACACTTCTTTTCCATTGTCACTGATGAGGTAGTAGATATAGCCGGTGAGGAGCACTTACCAGTGTTGGTGAGGTTTGTTGATGAGTCCCACAatctgagagaagaatttgtAGGGTTTTTGCCTTATGAGGCAGATGCTGAAATTTTAGCTGTTAAGTTCCATACAACTATTATTGAAAAATGGGGTCTAAATATGGAGTACTGTCGAGGTCAGGCCTATATTGTCTCCAGTGGATTTGCTTCAAAAATGAAAGTTGTAGCTACAAGACTCTTGGAAAAGTATCCACAAGCTGTATACACGCTCTGTTCCTCTTGTGCTCTAAATGTATGGTTGGCAAAATCAGTCCCTGTTGTTGGCGTTTCTATCGCTCTAGGGACGATAGAAGAAGTTTGTTCGTTTTTTAATCAGTCACCACAGTTGTTAGTAGAACTGGACAATGTAATCTCTGTTCTTTTTCAGAACAGTGAGGAAAAGAGTAATGAACTGAAAGAGATTTGCCATTCTCAGTGGACAGGTAGACATGATACTTTTGAGATTTTAGTGGACCTAATGCAAGCACTGGTACTGTGCTTGGATGGTATAAGCAGTGATGTGTCTGTCAGGTGGAGTAACTTCGTTGTTGGACGAGCATTTGTACTTTCAAGTGCATTAACAGATTTTGACTTCATCGTCACTGTTGTAGTTCTGAAAAACATTCTGTCTTTTACAAGAGCCTTTGGAAAAAATCTGCAAGGCCAAACATCAGATGTGTTCTTTGCAGCCAGCAGCTTAACAGCAGTGTTGCATTCGCTGAATGAAGTGATGGAGAATATTGAAGTTTATCATGAATTTTGGTTTGAAGAAGCAACAAATTTGGCCACAAAGCTAGATGTACAAATTAAACTCCCTGGGAAATTTCGCAGGGCACAGCAAGGTAATTTGGACTCTGATGTAACATCAGAAAATTACTACAAAGAAGCACTTAGTGTTCCAACTGTAGAGCACATTATTCAGGAACTAAAAGATATATTCTCAGAACAACACCTAAGAGCTCTTAAATGTTTATCTTTAGTGCCCTCAGTCATGGGACAACTAAAATTTAATACGTCTGAGGAACACCATGCTGATATGTACAAAAATGACCTACCTAATCCAGATACACTCTGTGCAGAACTTCATTGTTGGAGAATCAAATGGAAGCATAGAGGAAAAGATATTGAGCTTCCAGCTACCATTTATGAAGCACTTCATTTGCCTGACATAAAGTTTTTCCCTAATGTGTATGCATTGCTTAAAGTTCTGTGCATCCTTCCAGTGATGAAAGTGGAGAATGAGAAATATGAAGTGGGACGAAAGCGCTTGAAGGCGTACCTGAAGAACACTTTGACAGAACAGAGGtcaagcaacttagctttgctTAATATAAACTTTGATATAAAACATGACTTGGATTTAATGGTGGACACCTACATCAAACTCTATCCAGACAAAGTAGAATTTCAAGAAGACTTTCTTCCCTCAAACAATTCAGAAGTAACTGAAGATGcttag